One window of Mesorhizobium loti R88b genomic DNA carries:
- a CDS encoding L,D-transpeptidase: MNTTITARLINITAAALTATALLFGADAAHAANKIVARVSLSQQVMEVSVDGRPTFAWKVSTGDRAHVTPTGSFKPTRMHEMWYSKKYDNAPMPHSVFFSGGYAVHATYAIKRLGQPASHGCVRLHPDNAADFYQLVETFGPANTSIVIVK; the protein is encoded by the coding sequence ATGAACACCACCATCACCGCCAGGCTCATCAACATCACCGCCGCCGCGCTCACGGCTACGGCACTTCTGTTCGGCGCCGACGCGGCGCACGCCGCCAACAAGATCGTGGCGCGGGTGTCGCTTTCGCAGCAGGTCATGGAAGTCTCGGTCGATGGCCGGCCGACCTTCGCCTGGAAGGTTTCGACCGGCGACCGGGCGCATGTGACGCCGACCGGCTCGTTCAAGCCGACGCGCATGCATGAGATGTGGTATTCGAAGAAGTACGACAACGCGCCGATGCCGCACTCGGTGTTCTTCAGCGGCGGCTACGCGGTTCACGCCACCTATGCCATCAAGCGCCTTGGCCAGCCGGCCTCGCATGGCTGCGTACGGCTGCATCCCGACAATGCCGCCGATTTCTACCAGCTCGTCGAGACCTTCGGGCCGGCCAACACCAGCATCGTCATCGTCAAGTAG
- a CDS encoding efflux RND transporter permease subunit, whose translation MSFSDLFIRRPVLSTVLACMILLLGFQGIFNLSIRQYPKVDETAITITTAYPGASADLIQGFISAPIARAVASTENIDYVTSSSRPSSSTVTVQMKLGSNPDVALTEVLSKVQGVRGTLPDASKDPVIVKGTGQQFAMMYISMQNPNMTKEQLTEYIERVIRPRMSTVEGVADVQIFGAQQYSMRVWIDPIRLAARGVTASEVLAAINNSNFLSAPGNTQNEYVVSSITVRSTLQTPEAFAELPLRSTDGNVVRLRDVARVELGAENTDTRVSFNGKPGTFLAIFPTPAANPLTTAAALTKLVPQIQETLPKGMTIEVVYDATGQISASIDEVFKTIAEAVAIVVVVILLFLGSFRSVMMPIITIPLSLIGVCFLLFAVGYSINLLSLLAMVLAIGLVVDDAIVVVENIHRHMEEDHMSPMQAAFSGMREIASAIVAMTMTLAAVFAPLAFTGGLTGALFREFAVTLAGSVVLSGIIAVTITPMMSARLLKAGTPGRFQRIVDGIFARVEHTYERAVTGSLNYRPLTLLIVLALVGVTGFMFTKTSSELAPEEDQGFLLSIVTAPTYATSDYTETYVNQMLGLVKDIPETRAQFSAVAFGGATNSAFVGFAFKDWAERKRNSKELQADITARIAKVAGVQAFVFAPPTLPGSGGGLPIALVVRSTGNSSEVYEAAEQIKNKAQASGRFIVVQNSMSYDSPQVTVTIDRDRAAALNLPIADIGRTLTLLVGGAEVAQFDRDSNSYDIIPQVPQEFRDNPEKLGQYFVRSVTGEMVPLSAVVKISNNPSPAAIEQFNQLNSSTISALPLPGVTTGDGLKVLEDIARESLPDTFFIDYSGQSRQEKEQGNTILIAFGAAVIVIYLVLAAQFESFRDPLIIMMAVPLSIFGAIVPLNLGLGTLNIYTQVGLITLIGLITKHGILLVEFANQQRELHGMRRRDAIIASAKVRLRPILMTTAAMALGVVPLITSSGAGAAARYSMGLVIFTGILVGTMFTLFVVPMFYTFIASKDLPHLAEKPDPKLMPALPN comes from the coding sequence ATGAGCTTTTCCGATCTCTTCATCCGCCGGCCCGTCCTGTCGACGGTTCTTGCCTGCATGATCCTGCTGCTCGGTTTCCAGGGCATCTTCAACCTGTCGATCCGGCAGTATCCGAAGGTTGACGAAACCGCGATCACCATCACCACGGCCTATCCCGGCGCCAGCGCCGACCTGATCCAGGGCTTCATTTCCGCCCCGATCGCGCGCGCCGTCGCCTCGACCGAAAACATCGACTACGTCACCTCGTCCAGCCGCCCTTCCTCCAGCACCGTGACAGTGCAGATGAAGCTCGGCTCCAACCCCGACGTGGCGCTGACCGAAGTGCTGTCCAAGGTCCAGGGCGTGCGCGGCACCTTGCCGGACGCCTCCAAGGACCCGGTCATCGTCAAGGGTACCGGCCAGCAGTTCGCGATGATGTACATCTCGATGCAGAATCCGAACATGACGAAGGAGCAGCTGACCGAGTATATCGAGCGCGTCATCCGGCCGCGCATGTCGACGGTCGAAGGCGTCGCCGATGTGCAGATCTTCGGCGCCCAGCAATATTCGATGCGGGTCTGGATCGATCCGATCCGGCTCGCCGCGCGCGGCGTGACGGCCTCGGAAGTTCTGGCGGCGATCAACAACTCCAACTTCCTGTCGGCGCCCGGCAACACCCAGAACGAATATGTCGTCTCGTCGATCACGGTGCGTTCGACGCTGCAGACGCCGGAAGCCTTCGCCGAATTGCCGCTGCGCTCGACGGACGGCAATGTCGTGCGGCTGCGAGACGTGGCTCGCGTCGAACTCGGCGCTGAGAACACCGACACGAGGGTCTCCTTCAACGGCAAGCCCGGCACCTTCCTCGCCATCTTCCCGACCCCGGCGGCCAACCCGCTGACCACAGCGGCAGCGCTCACCAAGCTCGTGCCGCAGATCCAGGAAACGCTGCCGAAAGGCATGACGATCGAAGTGGTGTACGATGCGACGGGGCAGATCAGCGCCTCGATCGACGAAGTGTTCAAGACCATCGCCGAAGCAGTTGCCATCGTCGTCGTTGTCATCCTTCTGTTCCTCGGCTCGTTCCGCTCGGTGATGATGCCGATCATCACCATCCCGCTATCGCTGATCGGCGTCTGTTTCCTTTTGTTTGCGGTAGGCTATTCGATCAATCTTCTGTCGCTGCTGGCCATGGTGCTGGCGATCGGCCTTGTCGTCGACGACGCCATCGTGGTGGTGGAGAACATTCACCGCCACATGGAAGAAGACCATATGTCGCCGATGCAGGCGGCGTTCAGCGGCATGCGCGAAATCGCCTCGGCCATCGTTGCCATGACCATGACGCTGGCTGCCGTGTTCGCGCCGCTGGCCTTCACTGGCGGCCTGACCGGCGCGCTGTTTCGCGAATTCGCGGTGACGCTCGCCGGCTCGGTCGTGCTGTCGGGCATCATTGCCGTCACCATCACCCCGATGATGTCGGCACGCCTCTTGAAGGCCGGCACGCCCGGCCGTTTCCAGCGCATTGTCGATGGCATTTTCGCGCGGGTCGAACACACCTATGAGCGGGCCGTTACCGGTTCGCTGAACTATCGCCCTCTGACGCTGCTGATCGTGCTGGCGCTTGTCGGCGTGACCGGCTTCATGTTCACCAAGACGTCGAGCGAGCTGGCGCCGGAAGAAGACCAGGGCTTCCTGCTCTCGATCGTGACCGCACCGACCTATGCCACATCGGACTATACCGAAACCTATGTGAACCAGATGCTCGGCCTGGTGAAGGATATTCCCGAAACCCGAGCGCAGTTCTCCGCAGTCGCCTTCGGTGGCGCGACGAACAGTGCCTTCGTCGGCTTTGCCTTCAAGGACTGGGCGGAGCGCAAGCGCAATTCGAAGGAGCTGCAGGCCGACATCACGGCTCGCATCGCCAAGGTGGCCGGCGTCCAGGCCTTCGTCTTCGCTCCACCGACGCTGCCGGGCTCCGGTGGTGGCCTGCCGATCGCCCTTGTGGTCCGATCGACCGGCAATTCCTCGGAAGTGTACGAGGCAGCAGAGCAGATCAAGAACAAGGCGCAGGCCTCCGGCCGCTTCATCGTCGTGCAGAACTCGATGTCTTATGATTCACCGCAGGTGACAGTGACCATCGATCGCGACCGGGCCGCCGCGCTCAATCTGCCGATCGCCGATATCGGTCGGACGCTGACGTTGCTGGTCGGCGGTGCCGAGGTGGCGCAGTTCGACCGCGATTCCAACAGCTACGACATCATCCCGCAGGTGCCGCAGGAATTCCGCGACAATCCCGAAAAGCTCGGCCAGTATTTCGTGCGCAGCGTGACAGGCGAGATGGTGCCGCTGTCGGCTGTGGTGAAGATTTCAAACAATCCGTCGCCGGCGGCGATCGAGCAGTTCAACCAGCTGAATTCGTCGACGATCTCGGCGCTGCCGCTGCCCGGTGTTACCACGGGCGACGGTTTGAAAGTCCTCGAGGACATTGCCAGGGAGAGCCTGCCCGACACCTTCTTCATCGACTATTCCGGACAGTCCCGGCAGGAGAAGGAACAGGGCAACACGATCCTGATCGCTTTCGGCGCCGCCGTCATCGTCATCTATCTGGTTCTGGCTGCGCAGTTTGAAAGCTTCCGCGATCCGCTGATCATCATGATGGCGGTGCCGCTGTCGATCTTCGGCGCCATCGTGCCGCTCAATCTGGGCCTCGGCACACTCAACATCTACACGCAGGTCGGCCTGATCACACTGATCGGCCTGATCACCAAGCACGGCATCCTGTTGGTCGAGTTCGCCAACCAGCAGCGCGAACTCCATGGCATGCGGCGGCGCGACGCCATCATCGCTTCGGCCAAAGTGCGCCTGCGCCCGATCTTGATGACCACGGCGGCGATGGCGCTTGGCGTCGTACCGCTGATCACGTCCAGCGGCGCTGGTGCTGCTGCCCGCTATTCGATGGGCCTGGTCATCTTCACCGGCATCCTGGTCGGCACCATGTTCACGCTCTTCGTCGTGCCCATGTTCTACACCTTCATCGCCAGCAAGGATCTGCCGCATCTGGCGGAAAAGCCGGATCCGAAGCTGATGCCGGCACTGCCGAACTGA
- a CDS encoding efflux RND transporter periplasmic adaptor subunit, protein MFKRILRIFLIVLVLVVLVIVVGGIVGFNFLRDNGIKQYFATMKPPAATVSTTIVKPSNWTPGVEAIGTVRAVRGVDLTVETAGIVKEIPFHANEKVASNAVLLQLDDAVERADLEAQKAQAALDQTSLTRAIELTKRGVGSDSTLDTARAAASASASQVTRLQAVLDQKQLTAPFAGTVGIPKIDLGQYIAPGTSVVTLQDLDTMRADFTVPEQELPLLKIGQTVRLGLGGDDKPFAGTIRGIDPKIDPSSRLVNIRAEVANPEGKLTPGQFVQVRVELPEEQNVLVLPQTALTTSLYGDYIFVVQPAKPAEAAPAKAEEKPAAAATDKPADTKPADTKPADAKPADAKPTDAMKPAADAAKPAAEGDKPALVLSQVFVKPGRRNQGMVEIVEGLKAGDEVVTAGQNRLFNGMSVNVDNTIDPTKSANKQADNQ, encoded by the coding sequence TTGTTTAAGCGCATACTCCGTATATTTCTCATCGTCTTGGTGTTGGTCGTGCTCGTCATCGTGGTCGGCGGCATCGTCGGCTTCAACTTCCTGCGCGACAACGGCATCAAGCAGTATTTCGCCACGATGAAGCCACCGGCGGCGACTGTGTCGACGACCATCGTCAAGCCATCGAACTGGACGCCGGGCGTCGAGGCGATCGGTACGGTGCGGGCCGTGCGCGGTGTCGACCTGACGGTCGAGACCGCCGGTATCGTTAAGGAAATCCCCTTCCATGCCAACGAGAAAGTCGCATCCAATGCGGTGCTGTTGCAGCTCGACGACGCCGTCGAGCGCGCCGATCTCGAGGCGCAGAAGGCGCAGGCCGCGCTTGATCAGACATCGCTGACCCGCGCCATCGAATTGACCAAGCGTGGTGTCGGCTCCGACTCGACGCTCGACACCGCGCGGGCCGCGGCGTCCGCTTCGGCGTCCCAGGTCACCAGGCTGCAGGCCGTGCTCGACCAGAAGCAGCTGACGGCGCCGTTCGCCGGCACGGTCGGCATTCCAAAGATCGACCTTGGCCAGTACATCGCACCCGGCACCTCGGTGGTGACGCTGCAGGATCTCGACACGATGCGGGCGGACTTCACGGTTCCCGAACAGGAGCTCCCCCTGCTCAAGATCGGCCAGACGGTTCGGCTCGGGCTTGGTGGCGACGACAAGCCTTTTGCCGGCACCATCCGCGGCATCGACCCCAAGATCGACCCGTCCAGCCGGCTGGTGAACATCAGGGCGGAGGTCGCCAATCCAGAAGGCAAGCTGACCCCCGGTCAGTTCGTGCAGGTGCGTGTCGAACTCCCCGAGGAGCAAAACGTTCTGGTGCTGCCGCAGACGGCCCTGACCACCAGCCTCTATGGCGACTACATCTTCGTGGTGCAGCCGGCGAAGCCTGCCGAGGCGGCCCCGGCCAAGGCGGAAGAAAAGCCTGCCGCGGCGGCCACCGACAAACCTGCAGATACCAAGCCAGCGGATACCAAGCCAGCGGATGCCAAGCCCGCAGATGCCAAGCCGACCGACGCCATGAAGCCCGCGGCTGATGCAGCCAAGCCGGCGGCGGAAGGTGACAAGCCTGCACTAGTTCTGTCGCAGGTCTTCGTCAAGCCCGGCCGCCGCAACCAAGGCATGGTCGAGATCGTCGAAGGTCTGAAGGCTGGCGACGAGGTGGTCACCGCAGGCCAGAACCGCCTCTTCAACGGCATGTCCGTCAACGTCGACAACACCATTGATCCGACCAAATCGGCGAACAAGCAGGCCGACAACCAATGA
- a CDS encoding TetR/AcrR family transcriptional regulator, whose translation MRAQRPNSREKILAAAADVARESGPGSLSLEAVASRAGVSKGGLLYNFPTKAKLMQGLVEGYLRDFEQALESANSNDNGKNPLAVYISLSAEDCEEKQPSASWIFSAIAEDPDFMTPIKTFKRQLFERLKGETPDLKSLLVCYLAIEGLRSMNLFDADVLSKDERELLVASLLDIAGSPNAAAAQGKRS comes from the coding sequence ATGAGAGCCCAACGACCGAACTCGCGCGAGAAAATCCTCGCCGCGGCGGCTGATGTTGCCCGGGAATCCGGGCCCGGCAGCCTGTCGCTCGAAGCGGTGGCCAGCCGCGCCGGCGTATCGAAGGGCGGGCTGCTCTACAATTTCCCGACCAAGGCCAAATTGATGCAGGGGCTGGTCGAAGGCTATCTGCGCGATTTCGAGCAGGCGCTTGAATCCGCCAACAGCAACGACAACGGCAAAAATCCACTCGCCGTCTATATCAGCCTGTCGGCCGAGGACTGCGAGGAAAAGCAACCATCGGCATCCTGGATCTTTTCGGCCATCGCCGAGGATCCGGATTTCATGACGCCGATCAAGACATTCAAGCGGCAGCTTTTCGAACGGCTGAAGGGCGAGACACCAGACCTCAAATCGCTGCTGGTCTGCTATCTCGCAATCGAGGGGTTGCGCAGCATGAACCTGTTCGATGCGGATGTGCTGTCGAAGGACGAACGCGAGCTGCTGGTGGCGTCGTTGCTGGACATCGCCGGATCACCAAATGCCGCCGCTGCCCAAGGGAAACGATCCTGA
- a CDS encoding ABC transporter ATP-binding protein produces MSALEIRGVRKSYGSVETLKGIDIALQDGEFLVLLGSSGCGKSTLLNIIAGLAEATSGDVLIGGRSILGVHPKNRDIAMVFQSYALYPNLTVRRNIGFGLEMRGVAAEAREKAVNEAARLLQIEALLDRKPSQLSGGQRQRVAIGRALVRKPQVFLFDEPLSNLDAKLRLEMRTELKRLHQMLQTTVVYVTHDQIEAMTLASRIAVMRDGRIEQLGTPEEIYNHPATLYVAGFVGAPSMNMLQAKVEGATLAIEGADARLPLPARFRDMVGDDARVVVGIRPEALRVAADATVPSLPVEIEVVELTGPELVTTARIGAQRLTACLPPGSRVSKGQAGIFTFSEDAVRLFDPDTGKAFAG; encoded by the coding sequence ATGAGCGCGCTTGAAATCCGCGGCGTCCGCAAGAGCTACGGCAGTGTCGAAACGCTGAAAGGCATCGACATTGCGCTGCAGGACGGCGAGTTCCTGGTGCTGCTCGGCTCGTCGGGTTGCGGAAAATCGACGCTTCTCAACATCATCGCGGGCCTGGCCGAAGCGACAAGCGGCGATGTGCTGATCGGCGGCCGCTCGATCCTTGGCGTCCACCCCAAGAACCGCGACATCGCCATGGTCTTCCAGTCCTACGCGCTCTATCCGAACCTGACCGTGCGCCGCAACATCGGCTTCGGACTGGAGATGCGCGGCGTTGCCGCCGAGGCGCGCGAAAAGGCGGTGAACGAAGCGGCAAGACTGCTGCAGATCGAGGCTCTGCTCGACCGCAAGCCGAGCCAGCTTTCCGGCGGCCAGCGCCAGCGAGTCGCCATCGGCAGGGCGCTGGTGCGCAAGCCGCAGGTCTTCCTCTTCGATGAGCCGCTGTCCAATCTCGACGCCAAGCTGCGCCTGGAGATGCGCACGGAGCTGAAACGGCTGCACCAGATGCTGCAGACGACCGTCGTCTATGTCACTCACGACCAGATCGAAGCCATGACCCTGGCATCGCGCATCGCCGTCATGCGCGACGGCAGGATCGAGCAGCTCGGCACGCCCGAAGAAATCTACAACCATCCAGCCACACTCTATGTCGCGGGCTTCGTCGGCGCGCCGTCGATGAACATGCTGCAGGCGAAAGTCGAGGGCGCGACGCTGGCAATCGAGGGCGCCGACGCGCGGCTGCCCTTGCCCGCCCGCTTCCGCGATATGGTCGGTGACGACGCACGGGTCGTGGTCGGGATAAGGCCCGAAGCGCTCCGTGTGGCAGCCGACGCAACCGTGCCATCGCTGCCCGTGGAGATAGAAGTCGTCGAGCTGACTGGCCCCGAACTGGTCACGACCGCACGGATAGGAGCGCAGCGGCTGACGGCCTGCTTGCCGCCGGGGTCTCGTGTTTCGAAAGGTCAGGCTGGTATCTTCACCTTCAGCGAAGATGCGGTGCGGCTCTTTGACCCTGACACGGGCAAGGCTTTTGCCGGCTGA
- a CDS encoding PfkB family carbohydrate kinase, producing MRPLAVIGNVNVDLIVGPVAPWPKAGTETVVDHDELRVGGQAGNSALAWQALGVDFTIAANVGDDQFGHWLREAFGHRAETWPVRPEGTTLSVGMTHPDGERTFFTTRGHLPRFSLADVLSVLDGSALSGGYALLCGSFLTDDLTRDYEAFFNWADTHHIAVALDTGWPIDGWTEANCAATRAWLSRCALALFNEVETVTLAGLSSTIDAAREIRSSMRQGATFVVKRGPRGAIAIGPDGTLVEAVAPDVRVVDTIGAGDVFNAAFLAALAQEQPLSACLSAATHVASRAISSLPRNYGGPMQFKESMHERA from the coding sequence ATGCGTCCGCTCGCGGTGATCGGCAATGTCAATGTCGACCTGATTGTCGGCCCGGTCGCGCCATGGCCGAAGGCAGGCACGGAAACCGTCGTCGACCATGACGAACTGCGCGTCGGCGGCCAGGCCGGCAACAGCGCGCTCGCATGGCAAGCGCTGGGCGTCGACTTCACCATTGCCGCCAATGTCGGCGACGACCAGTTCGGACACTGGCTTCGCGAGGCTTTTGGCCATCGCGCCGAGACGTGGCCGGTCCGCCCCGAAGGCACGACACTGTCCGTGGGCATGACCCACCCGGACGGCGAACGCACCTTCTTCACCACGCGCGGGCACCTGCCGCGCTTCAGCCTCGCCGACGTCTTGTCGGTTCTCGACGGCAGCGCGCTCTCCGGCGGTTACGCACTGCTGTGCGGTTCTTTCCTGACTGATGATCTCACCCGCGACTATGAGGCCTTCTTCAACTGGGCCGACACCCACCACATTGCCGTCGCGCTCGACACAGGCTGGCCGATCGATGGCTGGACGGAGGCCAATTGCGCCGCAACACGGGCGTGGCTCTCGCGCTGCGCGCTGGCGCTGTTCAACGAGGTTGAGACGGTGACGCTGGCGGGGCTGTCGAGCACCATCGACGCCGCGCGCGAAATCCGCTCCAGCATGCGGCAAGGCGCCACCTTCGTCGTCAAGCGCGGACCGCGAGGCGCCATCGCCATCGGCCCGGACGGCACGCTTGTCGAAGCCGTCGCGCCCGACGTCCGCGTGGTCGACACGATCGGCGCCGGCGACGTCTTCAACGCTGCCTTCCTCGCCGCATTGGCGCAGGAACAGCCGCTGTCCGCTTGCCTTTCCGCCGCGACGCATGTCGCCTCGCGCGCCATTTCCAGCCTGCCCCGCAACTATGGCGGGCCGATGCAGTTCAAGGAATCCATGCATGAGCGCGCTTGA
- a CDS encoding SIS domain-containing protein encodes MMMTAAKSRPAGLVAIDREMERQHADARASFENNAAMAANVAASIRMTGRLLLLGMGGSHAVGRAVEPLYRALGIDALALPLSEQLGQPLPLANKTVLVTSQSGESAEVVRWFAEAGSTTDVFGLTLEGGSFLARTVPCLVGAGGTELAFAATRSLTVTFALHLAILAALGEDPNAALGALDQPQDNDIAQALAALDKVTSIVTSGRRLQGVAEALALGLTELSRLPCFSLEGGQLRHGPMEMLGPHIGVILFRGNDPTAELVTVMATSVVEAGAPLIIFDASGQSPVAGAVTLSFKPASGLAAIFAMLPVAQRLMIAFADSRVDNAGTPVRSTKITRSE; translated from the coding sequence ATGATGATGACTGCAGCAAAATCCCGGCCGGCCGGACTGGTCGCCATCGACCGCGAAATGGAGCGCCAGCATGCGGATGCGCGTGCCTCGTTCGAGAACAACGCTGCCATGGCGGCAAACGTCGCCGCCTCGATCAGGATGACCGGTCGTCTGCTTCTGCTCGGCATGGGCGGCTCGCATGCGGTCGGGCGCGCCGTCGAGCCGCTCTACCGCGCGCTCGGCATCGATGCGCTGGCGCTGCCGCTGTCCGAACAACTCGGCCAGCCACTGCCGCTCGCGAACAAGACTGTGCTCGTCACCTCCCAATCAGGCGAGAGCGCCGAGGTCGTCAGGTGGTTTGCGGAGGCCGGCAGCACTACCGATGTTTTCGGCCTGACGCTCGAAGGCGGTTCTTTCCTCGCGCGCACCGTGCCCTGCCTGGTCGGCGCTGGCGGCACCGAACTGGCCTTCGCCGCCACCCGCAGCCTGACCGTGACCTTCGCCTTGCATCTGGCCATTCTGGCAGCCCTTGGCGAAGACCCGAATGCCGCGCTCGGCGCACTGGATCAGCCACAGGATAACGATATCGCGCAAGCGCTCGCGGCGCTGGATAAGGTCACGAGTATCGTCACCTCCGGCCGCCGGCTGCAAGGCGTCGCCGAGGCCCTGGCGCTCGGCCTCACCGAACTGTCGCGGCTGCCGTGCTTTTCGCTCGAAGGCGGCCAGTTGCGGCATGGGCCGATGGAGATGCTCGGCCCCCACATTGGCGTCATCCTGTTTCGCGGCAACGACCCGACAGCGGAACTGGTGACAGTCATGGCCACCTCCGTGGTCGAGGCCGGCGCACCGCTCATCATCTTCGACGCGTCAGGGCAATCGCCCGTCGCCGGTGCCGTCACGCTATCGTTCAAGCCTGCCTCGGGCCTAGCCGCCATCTTCGCCATGCTGCCGGTCGCGCAGCGCCTGATGATCGCGTTCGCCGACAGCCGCGTCGACAATGCCGGCACGCCTGTGCGCTCGACCAAGATCACCAGGAGCGAGTGA
- a CDS encoding carbohydrate ABC transporter permease: MERQSPAFTIFIYACALLLAAVILAPIAWLFIMSISPAADLAAKPLRWWPQAADFSRYQTLLSTAENSAGAAFTSSLRNSLEIAGMATLAALALAIPAGWAVSRTPAIGWSLSMVIATYMLPPVALAVPLYMGLSHLGLLNNVFGLALVYLTILAPFTTWLMKSGFDSIPREIEAAAMIDGAGLFQTLRIITLPLAAPVMATSALFAVLLAWDEFFYALLFTSDQRAKTLTVAIADLAGGRVSDYGLIATAGVLAALPPVLIGLVMQRALISGLTSGGVKG, translated from the coding sequence ATGGAACGCCAGAGCCCCGCCTTCACAATCTTCATCTATGCCTGCGCGCTTCTGCTCGCCGCCGTCATCCTGGCGCCGATCGCCTGGCTGTTCATCATGAGCATTTCGCCGGCCGCCGACCTTGCCGCCAAGCCGCTGCGCTGGTGGCCGCAGGCCGCCGATTTCTCTCGCTACCAGACATTGCTGTCGACGGCTGAAAACAGCGCCGGCGCCGCCTTCACCTCGTCGCTGCGCAACAGCCTCGAGATCGCAGGCATGGCAACGTTGGCGGCACTGGCGCTCGCCATCCCCGCCGGCTGGGCGGTCTCGCGCACGCCGGCGATCGGCTGGTCGCTCTCGATGGTCATCGCCACCTATATGCTGCCGCCGGTGGCGCTCGCCGTGCCGCTCTATATGGGTCTTTCTCATCTCGGCCTGCTCAACAATGTCTTCGGCCTGGCCCTGGTCTACCTGACCATCCTGGCGCCCTTCACCACCTGGCTGATGAAATCCGGCTTCGACTCGATCCCACGCGAAATCGAGGCGGCGGCGATGATCGACGGCGCCGGCCTGTTCCAGACCTTGCGCATCATCACGCTGCCGCTGGCGGCACCTGTGATGGCGACGTCGGCGCTGTTTGCCGTGCTGCTCGCCTGGGACGAATTCTTCTATGCGCTGCTGTTCACCTCCGACCAGCGCGCCAAGACCTTGACCGTCGCCATCGCCGATTTGGCCGGCGGTCGTGTTTCCGACTATGGACTGATCGCCACCGCCGGCGTCCTGGCCGCTTTGCCGCCAGTGCTGATCGGCCTGGTCATGCAACGCGCGCTGATTTCCGGCCTGACCAGTGGCGGTGTGAAAGGATGA
- a CDS encoding carbohydrate ABC transporter permease, whose product MSSTWMTTRAWLLMLPLLVVMVAVIGWPLVDTVSLSFTDAKLVGTGGDFVGFANYTNMLSSSNFSRTLVTTTLFAVISVAAEMVIGVLAALLLNQQFHGRAVLRALMILPWALPTVVNATLWRLIYNPEYGALNAALTQLHLVDDYRSWLGEPGTALAALIVADCWKNFPLVALIALAALQAVPRDITAASLVDGAGAFNRFRFVILPYLAGPLMVALVLRTIEAFKVFDIIWVMTRGGPANSTRSLSILVYQEAFSFQRAGSGASLALIVTLLVTVLAVAYAALVRKTAGSAT is encoded by the coding sequence ATGTCGAGCACCTGGATGACGACCCGCGCGTGGTTGCTGATGCTGCCGCTGCTCGTGGTCATGGTCGCCGTCATCGGCTGGCCGCTGGTCGATACGGTCAGTCTTTCCTTCACCGACGCCAAGCTGGTCGGCACCGGCGGCGATTTCGTCGGCTTCGCCAACTACACCAACATGCTCTCAAGCTCGAATTTTTCACGTACGCTGGTTACCACGACGCTGTTCGCGGTGATTTCGGTTGCCGCCGAGATGGTGATCGGCGTGCTCGCCGCCTTGCTGCTTAACCAGCAATTCCATGGCCGCGCCGTCCTGCGCGCCCTAATGATCCTGCCCTGGGCGTTGCCGACGGTGGTCAACGCGACGCTGTGGCGGCTGATCTACAATCCCGAATATGGCGCGCTGAACGCTGCCTTGACGCAGTTGCATCTCGTCGACGATTATCGCTCCTGGCTCGGCGAACCCGGCACGGCGCTGGCGGCGCTGATCGTCGCCGACTGCTGGAAGAATTTTCCGCTGGTGGCGCTGATTGCGCTCGCTGCCCTCCAGGCAGTGCCGCGCGACATCACTGCCGCCTCGCTGGTCGATGGTGCGGGAGCCTTCAACCGCTTCCGCTTCGTCATCCTGCCCTATCTTGCCGGCCCGCTGATGGTGGCGCTGGTGCTGCGCACCATTGAGGCCTTCAAGGTCTTCGACATCATCTGGGTGATGACCCGCGGCGGCCCTGCCAACAGCACCCGCTCGCTGTCGATCCTCGTCTACCAGGAGGCTTTCTCCTTCCAGCGCGCCGGCTCCGGCGCATCGCTGGCGCTGATCGTCACCTTGCTGGTCACGGTGCTCGCCGTCGCCTATGCGGCGCTGGTCAGGAAGACCGCCGGGAGCGCCACCTGA